One Hordeum vulgare subsp. vulgare chromosome 4H, MorexV3_pseudomolecules_assembly, whole genome shotgun sequence DNA window includes the following coding sequences:
- the LOC123449349 gene encoding uncharacterized protein LOC123449349 translates to MWSFASNAIAGSIKKKAQPSKGSLSNPDCSDDDGSSCASREEGLECPICCESFNIVENIPYVLWCGHTMCKNCILGLQWAVVKFPTLPIQLPLFISCPWCNLLSFRLVYKGNLKFPRKNYFLLWMVETMNGERAKFHFSGHEERQSVCSSSGGISSSQHHRRAPTARAETSSARDRNVAGNTSNTASVSLQKLMVCFVQLTAKFPLVIMFLLIVLYAVPASAAVLLLYVLVTFLFALPSFLILYFAYPTLDWLVREIFT, encoded by the coding sequence ATGTGGAGTTTTGCATCAAATGCCATAGCTGGAAGCATAAAGAAAAAGGCACAACCATCAAAAGGCAGCCTATCCAATCCTGATTGCTCTGATGACGATGGTTCTTCATGTGCAAGTCGAGAGGAAGGCCTTGAATGCCCAATATGCTGTGAATCCTTCAACATTGTCGAGAACATTCCTTACGTCTTGTGGTGTGGCCACACAATGTGCAAGAACTGTATCTTAGGTCTTCAGTGGGCTGTTGTCAAGTTCCCAACCCTTCCCATCCAGCTGCCTCTCTTCATCTCATGTCCTTGGTGCAACCTATTATCTTTCCGGCTGGTGTACAAGGGCAACCTCAAGTTCCCGCGCAAGAACTACTTTCTGCTCTGGATGGTTGAGACCATGAATGGCGAGAGAGCAAAGTTCCATTTCTCTGGTCACGAGGAACGCCAATCAGTATGTTCCTCCAGTGGTGGCATCAGTTCCAGTCAACACCACCGAAGAGCCCCTACGGCACGGGCAGAGACCTCTTCCGCCAGAGATAGAAATGTTGCTGGCAACACCTCCAACACTGCCAGCGTGTCTCTCCAGAAGCTCATGGTGTGCTTTGTGCAGCTGACGGCCAAGTTCCCGCTCGTGATAATGTTTCTTCTCATAGTTCTCTATGCCGTCCCTGCCAGCGCCGCGGTTCTGCTCCTGTATGTCCTTGTCACGTTTTTGTTTGCGCTGCCGTCGTTTCTGATCCTCTACTTTGCTTATCCCACCTTGGACTGGCTCGTGAGAGAGATATTCACTTGA